Part of the Brevibacillus brevis genome is shown below.
GAATGGATTGCTGAAAAATACCTCGCACATTCCATCTTCACGCCAGAAGACCTTGATATTCACCGGATTGCAAACATTTATGGGGGTGAAATATCCTATCTCCCGACAAAATCTCATGCCCGTTGGATTGACGATGGCTCTAATGATTTTATGATCATTCTCGACTCTCGTTTGGACGAGCCATCTGCTCAGAGCGAATTTTTTCATGAACTTTGTCACCCGCTCCGCCACGTCGGTGATCAACAAATGCTCCCCAAGGCGTTCCGGGACTTGCAGAAAACGCAAGCATCGCAGTTTCAGTTATACGCCGCTATTCCCTTCTTTATGGTGCTGGAACTGGATTTGCCAACATACGAGAAAGATGTCCCCATGTACTGGGCTCACGAATTTCGGGTTCCGCTTGACCTCGCAACACGTCGATTCAAACAGATCAAAAATCGAATCAGCCAGGAAGAATACAGTCAGAGGATTGCTACCTATCTTCAGAGTCAGTACAGCAAAGCAAATCCCACAAACTGGTCAGACGAAACAAAAGGCTCTTTCTGACTGCAATAAAAAGAAAATTTCAAAAAGGACAAGGAGTTGTAATACGATGAAAATTGCAGTTTTTTACGATTATTTCGAGGGGGAGATGGCCCCGCTCTGGTACGTCATCAATTTTCGGAAGGGGGAACTTGATTGGAACAAAGATATAGCCTATATCCCCATAGCTGCTCCCTTCCAACGACAGGGAGCGGAAGATTTCTCGTCGGACAGCATGGGGATAACGGTGACGCTTGCAGATCTGACCGTGAGCGAAGATAAACCAGGGAAGTTCGGGATTCGGCTTGACCCTCTCCGTAGGCGCGCAACGGAAAACATGCAAGATTATTGGGATGCCGAGTTTCTTATGCTGCAGGTGGCAGACCTCGAAGAGCTCCTGCAGATGAATCCATGGAGGTGAACCAAACATGGCAAGCATTGAAAAACGCGGCGCTAATTCTTGGCGTTTAACCGTTGAATTGGGGTATGGACCTAATGGAGAACGGTTGCGCGAAAGAAAAGTCATCAAGGTTGAAGATCCAGCGTTATTGAAAACAACGAAGAAGCTCAGAGAATATCTGGAAAGTGAGTGGCTTAAATTCAAGATGGAGGTTGAGGCCGGTGAGTATATTTCCCCCGAAAAGATGACATTGGCTGGGTTTGTTGACGAATGGAGAGAAAAGTATGCCAAACGAGAACTAAGTGCTAAAACATTAGAGAACTATCTGATCCAAATTAATAACCGGATTATTCCTGAATTCGGCCACATGCGTCTCGATCAGATCAAACCTCTCCACATCGTCACCTTTATAAAAAAACTTGAAGAAGAAGGCTCCCGGAAAGACGGCAAGGAGGGAAAGTTATCGTCTGGGATGATCGAATATATCCACCGCGTCTTGAAAAATATATTTAACCGTGCTGTTGAGTGGAAGGTAATTAAAACAAGCCCAATGGACGGGATAAAGAAGCCGAAAGTTGAACAGGCCGAAATGAGCGTATATGACGAAGCTGAAGCTCACCAACTGTTCTTGGCATTGGAACGTGAAAAGCTGATGTGGAGAGTCATGATTGCCTTGGCACTGACAACTGGCCTGAGAAGAGGAGAACTGCTTGGATTGGAGTGGAAAAATGTTGACCTGGAGGCCGGTACCATTGATGTCCGCCAATCGCTTACTTACGTGAAGGGGATCGGCTACGTTGTAAAGGAACCAAAGACAAAAAATTCGGTCCGGATCGTGTCCATTCCCCCAAGTTTATATCATGATCTGAAGGCGTTGAAAGTTCAGACTAGCAAGAAACGGATGCAATCAGAGGAACTATGGGAAGGTGGCGATCGATTCTTCGTCTTTTCCTCCTGGAACGGAAAACCACTTTACCCTTCCAGCGTAAAGACTTGGTGGTCACGTTTTACGAAGCGGCACAAGCTGAAGTACATCCGTTTTCACGATTTGCGACATACTTCGGCCACTCTTCTTATTAACAAAGGTGTCCATGCCAAGATCATTTCAGAACGTCTCGGACATGCTAACATCCTTACGACCATGAACATTTATGGTCACGCTTTACGATCTGCTGACCAGGAGGCTGCTAAACATTTTGAATCTCTCTTCGACAGTCAGCCGAAAAGTAAAAAGGCCTGATGGTCACAACGGCCAAAAAATTCGTCCCCAGCCCGTCCCCAATTATGAGTTTTGACGCCTGTATTAGTCTTTTTCAGGCGGTTATTACAACAAAAAAAGCCTTGATTTTCAAGGCTTTTGGCGTTTCTGTTATGGTGATCCGGACTGGGTTCGAACCAGCGACCCCCACCCTGTCAAGATGGTGCTCTCCCAACTGAGCTACCGGATCATGGGATATGTTGTGATCGTCAAACAGCTATGTACTCGTTTCATGGTGGGCCCTGTAGGACTCGAACCTACGACCAATCGGTTATGAGCCGACCGCTCTGACCAACTGAGCTAAGGGCCCCAATCGCACCGGACGTCGATCACATTTATTACTATACAGCATACGAAAACGAAATTCAAGAGGAAAAATATAATTTCTAGTAATTTTTTCACTCCCACCAAAAGACCTTCACTAAGACAGGTCCGAAGACATTCCTCCGCCCTCAATTTCCCAGTAAAAGTCAATACCGGGTGAAGATAAAGAACTCAAGATCAAATCAATATCTGGTTAGGTTAAAGACCCTTAGGTCGAATCAATACACGAGTAGGAAAAAAAGCTCTACTTCAAAACAGCCCCCGGGGAAGAAGCACATCTAGATCTAGATCAAAATCTAGATCAAAGAAATACAGCCGATAAAACCAATGACCGAAACACAGCATGCAACAGACATACATCTGAAATTACTCTAGCCGCGAAGTGACTTTAGCTTCGAAACTGATCACCCGTGAGGAGCGTAAAATGGCGCGTAAAACGGAGCTTAAATGGGGCGTAAAAGGGGCCTAAGCAGTAAGAATGTAACAAATGCCTGTATTTCCCCAGTTCCATTATAACCTATTACCCCATATCCCAACCAAACAAAAGACGAAAGGATCCCTCCCCCACTCCTTACTCCATCCCCCAACGCAAAAAGCCACCTCCCCAGGCTTCCCCAACATTACGGCACTCCAAGTACGCAAAGGTTCCACACACTTGCCTGGGCCTGCCGTAATCCCTCCCCCCAGGGAGAATGGCTTTATTCATCCCGAATGGATCGACCTTTCTTACTCAGGTAATAAACAAAATTCAGGCAACAACCAAAGAAAACGGTTTTACGAAAGACTTACTTTCTCGCTATCTGAAAGAATATTTCTGCCCAACCCAACCAATTACCCAGCCTGCCCCGCCTTCTTGTCATCCTGCCCCTCAATCCGCAGTTCGGCTGCCGGCTGCTGCCCCAAGGCTTCCTGCCTCGCCAGCTCGGCCTCCTGCTCGTCCCGCATCCGGTGGGCCATCCGGCTGGACGCATTGGCCGCGACGCTTGCCACGAGGTCATCCAGGAACGTATGCACGCGTCCACCAGCTGTTTTCGTATCCAGGCGTTTGATGACGCCCACCTTGTGTTTATCCAAATGCCCGAAGGTCGTCACCGCGATGCTCCCATACCCGAAAACGGAGCCGAGCGCCAGTGTTTCGTCGCAGCCGAACAGCCCTTCGTCCGAAGCGATGATCGACTGGAGCGGTTCGGACAGAAGGCCCTTCTCCGCCAGCGTATCCAGCTCGATCCCGACCAGAATGGCATGCTGCATTTCGCGTTTTTCCAAGACGGCCTTTACGCTCTCGATACATGGCGCCATGGTCAGGTCGGGATGGTAGGGCGACTGCATGAGGTACACGATCTCGGCAATGTCTTCCACTGTGACGCCCCGCTCCGCCAGGCGCGAGAGGGCGGCGTTTCTGACTTCGATGCTGTGCACTTGCTTCTTCATAAGAGACAACCCCTTCCGCAAATCGAGTGAAGTCGTTTCCTACCATAGTATCATACGGTGACAAAATTGCGACAATTTTTCACCGACAGTGGAAAAGCTTGAGGCGCTGCAAGTGCGTTCTTCCGTTTTTAAACCCCCGCCGCTCCTGTATAATATTCACCAGAACATCCTGAAGGAGGACAAACCTGTGGCTCTTGAGGAAATCGTCTTGGACAGCCGGCATCTGGGAACGCCGGAAAAGCTGATCGTCTACACCCCGGAGCGCTATTCTCCGCTCTACTCGTACCCCGTCCTCTACGTGCAGGATGGCGATGACTATCTGGCGATGGGCCGGATGGCTACCCTATTGGACCGGATGATCCGGGAGAAGGAACTGCCCGACGTGCTGGCCGTCTTTATTCCCGTGGACAAAAGCAAACGGCAAGCGCGGTACCATCCCGATGGACGGGAGCATCTGGCGTACCGGCGTTTTCTGGCGGAGGAAGTCGTCGGCTATGTCGATACGCACTATTCGACGGAGACGCTGGGCAATGCGCGGGCGCTCATCGGGGAGTCGCTCGGGGGCGTCGTTTCCCTGTTTACCGCTTTGGCGTACCCGCATACGTTTGGACAGGTCGCCTGCCAGTCCATTGCGATGGACGCCGAGCTGAACCGCCGTGTCGCCGAGACGGACTTTACCGTTCCGCTCACCGTCTACCTGGAGATCGGGACAGAAGAGACGGCTGTCTCCTCCGCACGCGGCACACTTGACCTCGTCGCGGCCAACGAGGAGCTGCGCGACATTTTGCGCACGAAAATGGCCACCCTCGTCTATGAGACCTTTGAGGGTGACCATACGTGGGGCCATTGGCAAGCCAACCTGCCGCGTATGCTGCGGTCGCTGTTTGGGTAAACTTACCGTGGCTGTTCTTCTTGCGGGCCTTCGTCCTTCACTGGCGTCACCAGTGCCTCTTCAAACTCCACTTTGCGGATGGCGGAGAGGATGGTGAACGTCAGCACGGACAGCAAGAGCAGGACAAGAAAAATGAAAGTGATCATCATGGCCATATACATGCTGTGCGGCACCTCCTTGCACTACACAGTGTTTCCTGCCGCAGGAGGAATATACGGACACGCGCTTAACATTACACAAATGAAGAATTTTCTGTTAAAATAGCAGAATAACCAGAGAAAGATGCTTGCTAGATAGTGAAGGAGGAGTGGTTCTTATGATGTACAGTATCGTCGTATTCCCGTCCAGCAAGGTGCAAGAAGTAGCCAACTCTTACCGGAAGCGTTACGACCCGGCTTATGCTTTGATCCCGCCGTACATCCGCTTGAAAGAGGGCTTCGAACTGGATGAGACCCAATTGCCGCAGCTGGTCAGTCACCTGGAGCAAGTCGCCTCCTCTACCGATAGCTTTACGGCCCAGTTCCATCGGGTATCTACCTTCCATCCGACTACCAACGTCATCTACTTGGCCATTCAAAATAAAGAACCGTTTACCGAGCTGCACCAAAAGATCATCAACCAATGTGTGTCCGAGAAAGAAACGTACGCGTACGTCCCTCACCTGACCATCGGGCGCGACCTGTCTGACGACGAGCTACGCGATGTGACCGGACAGCTCAGCATGGCGAAGATCGACCTGACCTCGGAGATCGACCGCTTCCACCTGATTTATCAGCTGGAGGACGGGATCTGGAGCGTCTACCAGACTTTCCTGCTCAAAAAGTAAGCGCCCGCTCGATCGCTGCGGCTACGATTCGCACCTGCAGATCGATCCCTGTTTGGCAGCGCCGCGAAGCACTCCGGGACTGGCGCATGTTCCAAACTTATACCGCAACACCCCGACCCTCCCTGACCTCTTTTAGGCAGGGAGGGATCTTTTGCTCATATAAAGGACGTGTCATTCCATGAACAAAACCTATCTGATCCAACCAGTCCACTCGGAAAAGGAAATGGCGGACGCCCTCTCCGTGCGCAGAGTCGTCTTCATCGAGGAGCAGGAAGTGCCGGAGGATCTGGAGATCGACGAGCATGACGCCGTAGACAGCGGCACGATTCACTTCGTCGCCTACGACGGAGATAAGCCGGTCGGTGCCAGCCGTCTGCGCCCGTATGCACCAGGCGTGGGCAAAGTCGAGCGCGTAGCCGTCACGCAGACGGAGCGCGGCAGCGGCCTGGGCCGTCTCATCATGCAGGCGATGGAGCAAACGGCGCGGGAGCAGCAGTACCAAACCTTGAAGCTGAATGCTCAGACGCACGCCCAGCGCTTCTACGAAAAACTCGGCTACCAGCCGCACGGCGACGTATTCGACGAGGCGGGGATCGAGCATATCGCCATGGTGAAGCAGCTGTAGGAGCCTATTGATAAAGAAGCCGGTCGAAACGCTTTTTGCCCAAGTGTTTCGACCGGCTTCTTTCTGTGAAAGGGGAAATCTTACTTCCTCCCCGCTTTCCTTTCCTCCGCAATCTCCCGCAGTCTCTCCACGGCCTCCAGCGGGGCGGTATGCGAGCCCAGCATGGCGTGAAACGGCTCTTCTCCGCGCCATCCGTGGAAATCGGAGCCGCCCGTCATGACGAGGTCGTGCTCGTTCGCCCAGGCGGTATAGCGCTCGCGCTGCCCGGCATCGTTGTCCGGATGGTAGACCTCGATGCCGTCCAGGCCGAATGCGATCAGCTCCTGCACCAGCTCATCGTCGTCGTACAGTCCGGGATGGGCCAGGACAGCTGCTCCGCCCGCCTCCTTGATCAAGGTGATGGCTTCCTGCGGCGCGATCCGCGGCGGGTTGACGTAGGCCGCGCCCCCCTTGCCCAAGTATTTGGCAAACGCCTCGTCAATCGACGAAACGACCCCCAGCTCGATCAGCTCTTCGGCGATGTGGGGCCGCCCGATGTTTTTGTCCGTCCCTTGCTTGCGGCGGTATACATTCTCCAGCGTGATCGGGATGCCGAGCTCCTGAAGACGGGCGATCAAGAGCTGGTTGCGCTGGTGTCTCGTTTCCCGCAGGCCGACCAGCTTCTCCTGGAAAGCCGCGTCCTCGTACGGCACGAAATAGCCAAGCACGTGAATATCCTGCCCGCGCCCGACCGAGCTGACTTCGACCCCGGGAATCACCTCCACCCCCGATCCGGCTGCCGCTTCCATCGCTGCCGCTACGCCTCCGACCGTGTCGTGATCCGTGATCGCGACGGCAATGAGCCCCGCCTCTTTGGCCAGGCGTACGTTTTCGGCCGGATCGCAGGTGCCGTCGGACGCTTTCGTATGGGTATGCAAATCTGCCTGCTTCTTCATACAGGTCCACTCCTTCTTTTCTTTTTCCGCGAGTCTGAATCCGGATCGCCCTACATAGGATGATACCAAACCCGATTTCCCAAAGGTTGAGCCGAGGAGGATGTCCATGCGGTTAAAAAACAAAACCCTGACCGGTGTCGTGCAGCCGCTCTCCTACGTAGACAAGATGCTCCGACTGCAGGGCTTTCAACGATCAGGAGGGGACGCCACGCCCACCTATGATGTCGTCATCTACGACTCCGCCAGCAGCAGCACGTACTTTTTGCGCATTCCCACGAACTTCACCCATGCGACGACCGGGAAAGGCGAGCTTACCGTCAAGCTGGGGCATCCCTATCTGGAAGCGAAGTTCTACATGAACACCGCATCCGACGAAGTCTTTTTCATCCCGAAAGCCGTCCGCGAAGCCGCCGAGCACAAGCTGGCGGAAATCGCCGACTACCTTTCCTCACCCTCCGCACCATCCTGATTCTTACGCTTTCTTCCACAACCATTTGTTTTGATTGAACCGATAGACGACTCGTTGCTCTTTCAAAAGTCCTGCGAGGTATCCCATGAACGCCGTCCGATACAGGACAAAACTGGAGGCGTTCTCCACGGAAATATGCAAGCGCTCGCAAAGACGAGCCAACGCTTCTTCCAGCGTGCTCTCTTCCTGCAAAATCTCTTCGATTCGCGCGTAAATGCTGCGATGCAGCCCGATGTTTTTGTCCACAGCCGCTTGAGGGGAGGTGGTGTAAGGGCCGTGCCCAGGCACGTAGCCTTTGTAATGGGTCTGCAGCAGTTTTTCCAGGCTGACGATTGTCTCATGCGCATCGACGAGAAATGGAAGCTTGTGCTTTTCCAAGAGTTCTTCGCCTAAATAACTGTCGGCGGCAAAACAGATGCCATCGCAGACGACGCCTGCTTGCTGCCAGCTGTGCCCCGGCAGGGAAAGGATAGAAAACGGCACACCGTCAATCTCGAACTCCCCCTCTACAGGAAGGAGGTGGTCCACCCGAGAAGCGTTTGCAAGAAGAAACTTGTTTTGCAAATCCGGGAGCGGGTCTGCTCCGAGATTCAAGTAGATCGGCTCCAGGATCGGATAGCGGATGATCGCCTCTTCCAGCGGCGGTGCGTACACCTGCGCTTCCGGCCAGCAGCCGAGCAGGTAAGCGTTGCCGCCGAAGTGGTCGGCATGAGCATGGGTTTGTACGATGGCGCTCAAGGGCTGGGCAATCGCGTCCAGCCCTTTCTTCAATTTTTTTGCGGTTTGCGTATCCAGGCCCGAGTCGATTAGAATCGCCCCGCGGGATCCCAGGACCAGACCAACGTTCACGTGACCGGGAAAATAGCCGACTCGCTCCGTCAACATTTCAAATGGATTGGCAGACAAAGACGTCCCTCATTTCAGCTTTTCCTATATAGTTTCTCCATAAATTTCCCCTTCCCTTCCCCCTCACCGTTTTCCCTGCCGCTGGCCTTCTACCGGGTAAAATGATCCACGCCGGACCAGGTCTGTTTTTTGCGTACAGCGCCTTCGCCAAGCGGCCCAATGACGATATACGGAGGACGCCTGCGCCTGATTCCGCTGAACATGTGCGTAGTCGCCGCAACAGCCGTAATGGTGATCAGCGAGAACACCATCCTCTCCAAGCCGATCGTATGCAGCGAACAAGCCACGATCATGCCGTCGATCAGAAAGATCAGCAGGCTCACGGGAATGGCAAACCGCCGGGCGAGAAACTGGGCGAGCAGGTCCGTTCCCCCTGTATTGGTTTCGTAGGCCAGCATCAATCCGATGCCTGTCCCGATCAACGCCCCTCCCGTCACTGCCGAGCTGGTGACGCTCCAGTGATTCCAGCTTCGCATCCCCGAGAAAATATCGATAAAGAAGGAAGAGATGAGCATCCCGTGAAAGCTGTGGAAAAACAGCCGGCGGTCATAAAAAAACGCCACGGCGTACACCGGAATGCTGACGCCGATCATCACGAGTCCTGGCGGCAGCTGCACGTAATAGCTCGCCAACAGGCCGATTCCGATCATGCCCCCGTCCATCAGCCGATGCGGCACGAGAAACAAATTGACGCCGACTGCCACGAGAATGCTTCCAGCCAGGATGGCGGCCGCTTTTGTCAGCCAGTACATCATCCTCCCCCCTTCCTTTGTCCCTTCCTTTGTCGCTCGTTTATGTGTATGATGCGAGGCAATTCGGTATGTCCAACCATCTGCAAGTATGCTCGGACGGGTCGGAACGTTTTGACTGTTCCGCAGACCTGTTGGTATACTATCCAATAACAAGGAACATGCGAATGTTTGCCTGATTTTGATCGTACATTGGAAATACCATTCTCTTTCATACGGAGGTGAATTCTCCTCCTTTCGCACGGCGGGAGGATGGGGGTATGCTTGGAGAGTCCGATAGGGGAGCTTACGCTGAATCTGCTGCTCGTGCTGTTTTTGGTATTATTGAACGGTTTCTTCGTCGCAGCAGAGTTCTCGTTGGTAAGAGTTCGCCAAACCCGTCTGACCCAGCTCGTTAGCGAAGGCAACCACAAGAGCGCCCGCTACGCGCAAAAAGTCACCCGGCAACTGGACGCCTACTTGTCCGCCTGCCAGCTCGGGATCACGCTGGCATCGCTCGGCTTGGGGTGGGTCGGCGAGCCTGCCATCGCCCATTATGTCGAACCCGTGATGGCATTTTTTCATTTTCCGTCTTATTTGGTCGGCCCGGTTTCGCTGGCCATTGCTTTTGCGATCATTACCTTTTTGCATATCGTGATCGGCGAGCTGGCGCCCAAATCGCTCGCCATTCAGAAACCAGAGGCGACCTCTCTGTGGACGGCAGGGCCGCTGCTGTTTTTTTTCAAGCTCAGCTATCCGCTGAACCGGCTGTTGAACGGTGCCGCCAATCTCTTTATCCGCCGGCTGGGGATCGAGCCCGCCTCTGAAAGCGATTTTGCCCATACGGAAGAAGAGATCCGCCTGCTCGTCAACCAAAGCCACAAGAGCGGCCATATCGACCAGACAGAGCTTGCCCTCGTAGACAACGTCTTTGCCTTTTCCGAACGCCTTGCCCGGGAAATCATGATTCCCCGGATCGACATGATCTGCCTGTACGATGACAATACGTTCGAGGAAAATCTGAGCATCATGAGAGAGTCGCGCCATTCCCGCTTCCCCGTGGCGCACGAGGACAAAGACCGGCTGATCGGCTTTGTCCACACCTCGGATTTTTACCTGTCTGCGTTGACCACGGGCCAAGCGGAGCTGAAGGACTTCCTGCGTCCGCTGCTGACGGTGCCGGAGTCCATGGAAATCAGCCACGTGCTTCGTCTGATGCAGAAGCGGCGCTCTCAACTGGCGATCGTCATCGACGAGTACGGCGGCACAGCCGGCCTGCTCACGATGGAAGACATCCTCGAAGAGATCGTCGGGGACATTCAGGACGAATTCGACGAGCATGAACGCCCTGAAATCGAGGAGAGCTCCCACAATGCCTGGTCCGTTTCCGGCAAGACGCTTTTGACAGAGCTCAGCGACTACATTACGATTGAGATCGTGTCCGATGAAGTCGACACAATTGCGGGGTGGCTGTACAGCCGGCTGAACGAGGAAGTGGGCAAAGGAAAAGCCGTCACGTTCCAAGGCTATCAGTTCACGATCAGCGAGCTGGAAAACCACCGGATCACCCGCGTGGACATAACGCAGATGGGGGAAGAAATCGATTCCCCCTCCATCTCTGAAGATACCGTGCTGTCGCACGCGCAATCTTCCTGACAAACCAACGTGCGAGTGTCCCCTGCGGCCGGGGGGCACTTCTTCTTTCCTTACTTACTATCAGCCTGAGGTGTCCTGATGAAACATGCCATTCTCGAAAACAAACCCATCCTGCTGAGGCCGGAGACGTACAATCGCATTCCGTTCTGGCGAATGGCAGCACGGCAGGATCAGGTGCGCTGTCCCGTCTGCGGATCGCCTCTGCGCCTGATCGCAGGCATTACGTTTGAGCCGTACTTCGCGCATCCACAGGCATCGGACGGACCGCCTTGCCCGGTCTCGTCACAGGAGGATGTCCTTTCTCCTGACTGGCTTCAGGCACAGGAAGAAGCAGCCGCTGCCAGCGCCGCTTCCGAGGCTGCTGTAGAGGACAAGCCTGCCGCAGACGAAGAAGCGGAGATGATCGGCTCTTTTCGCTTGCCGAAAAAGCGGAGCATCGCCAGCAGCGCGACATCTCCTTCCCCTGCTCCCAAACCGCCTGTTTTTCGCAAGCGCCTGACGCCCAAGAAGACGATCCAGCATCTTGCGGAAAAACAAAGTGAACCGCTGCATCCCGGCCAGCAGCGTGCCGTCCACACCACCGACGGGCCTCTTTTGATCCTGGCTGGCGCGGGCAGCGGCAAGACGCGCGTGATGGCGGCCCGCACGGCTCATCTGATCAAAGACATCGGCCTGTCGCCGAAACAGATCATGGTCGTCACCTTTACGACCAAGGCTGCGGAGGAAATTCGCCAGCGCATTGCCCGGCAGCTCCCGCCCAATCAAGCCCGAGAGCTGGTCGCCGGCACCTTCCACAGCATTTTTTACCGGATGCTCCTGCACCATCAGCCTGGCCGTTGGGACCAGCAGCGTCTCTTGAAAAAGGAGTGGCAAAAGTGGCGTCTCCTGCGGGAATCCGGCGTTCTCCTGGGACATGAGGAGCTGGCGGCTTTGAAGGAAAACGAGGCGCTCGACGCTCTCGGCGTGGTCAGCCGTTGGAAGAACGAATACATCCTCCCCCGCGAAGCTGCGCTGCGGGAAGCGGCAAGCGATGCAGAGAGACAGGCTCTGATGCTGTATCCGCTCTATGAGGAAGCAAAGAAAAAGCTCGGCTGGTTCGACTTCGACGACATGCTGATCGGCTGCTACGAGATGCTGCGGGAAGACGCGCAGCTGCTCAGCCGCTACCAGGAGAGAATCACCCATGTGATGATCGACGAGTTTCAGGACATCAACCGGATCCAGTACGAGACGGTCAAGCTGCTGGCCGCGCCGCAAAACAACCTGTGCGTCATCGGTGACGACGACCAGTCCATCTACGGGTTCCGCGGCAGCGATCCACGATACATACTGGGCTTTACCAAAGACTTTCCCGACGCCCAGACGATCACGCTGGAGGTC
Proteins encoded:
- a CDS encoding ATP-dependent helicase, whose protein sequence is MKHAILENKPILLRPETYNRIPFWRMAARQDQVRCPVCGSPLRLIAGITFEPYFAHPQASDGPPCPVSSQEDVLSPDWLQAQEEAAAASAASEAAVEDKPAADEEAEMIGSFRLPKKRSIASSATSPSPAPKPPVFRKRLTPKKTIQHLAEKQSEPLHPGQQRAVHTTDGPLLILAGAGSGKTRVMAARTAHLIKDIGLSPKQIMVVTFTTKAAEEIRQRIARQLPPNQARELVAGTFHSIFYRMLLHHQPGRWDQQRLLKKEWQKWRLLRESGVLLGHEELAALKENEALDALGVVSRWKNEYILPREAALREAASDAERQALMLYPLYEEAKKKLGWFDFDDMLIGCYEMLREDAQLLSRYQERITHVMIDEFQDINRIQYETVKLLAAPQNNLCVIGDDDQSIYGFRGSDPRYILGFTKDFPDAQTITLEVNYRSHASIVSLGYSLIGHNRERWAKECRSFHMEEGDAYLFEPEDEEEQASRIVDEILHRTEQGATLGECAILYRTNESARPIVERLSEAGIPFHYTQEEDSFYQRQTVRWALHYLRLALNPDDTDALKEILPTLYISHEMWNTLRSQAILEDVPILHVLPRLTQLKPYQRKHLQTVADILASCRECSPAQALELVFEDGKLRDYLKKRARSREDGKDRWSDELQQLLSASKRHATVADFLQYIDQMAQREKEWRTQRPLPDEAVHVLSIHRAKGLEYDHVFLPDLVEGALPHEYTLDELRRGGNAALEEERRLLYVAITRARHTLCIGIPRERFGRKTRISRFVAEMGR